CCAGCGGGTGCTCCAGAGCTACCTGCTGGCCGGGCAGGCGCCGCACACCGCGGGCGGCACCACCGGGGTGAACATGCCGCCGACCGAGGCGGTCAAGATGGCGGTGGTGGTGCTGACCGTCGCGCCGATCGTCGCGGTCTACCCGTTCGTCCAGCGGCACTTCATCAAGGGCGTGCTGATCGGCGCGGTCAAGGGCTGAGCCGCCCGCGCACCGGGCGGTCGGCCTCCCGGGGGCCCGGCCGGTAGGTTGCACGCATGTTCGCGATCGCGCTCACCGACGACGCCGAGCTGCGGCCACTCCAGCCGTGGCACGCCGACGAGTTCCTCGCCAACCTGGACCGCTGCCGGGAGCACATCGCCCCCTGGGTCGGCGCGTCCTTCGTGGCCACCGACGCCGACTCGGCCCGCCGGGTGCTCCAGAACTACGCCGACCGCTGGGCCCGCGACGACGGCGGCATCTGGGGCATCTGGCAGCGCGGCACGCTCGTCGGGGGAGTGCTGCTGGTGTCGCTGAGCACCGCGCGCGGGGTCTGCGAGGCCGGCTGCTGGCTGGAGGCGGAGGCCGAGGGGCAGGGCCTGGTCACCCGCGCCGCCCGGGTGGTCATCGACTGGGCGGTCGTCGAGCGCGGCATCCACCGCGTCGAGTGGGTGACCCGGGCCGGCAACGAACGCAGCATCGCGGTCGCCCGGCGGCTCGGCATGCGCCGCGACGGCGTGCTCCGGGGTGCCGCGCCGACGCCTGAGGGCCGGGCCGACATGGAGGTCTGGTCGGTGCTGGCGCCGGAGTGGACGGCCTGAGGCGAATTCTTGTCACACCCGGACGTCAACATGTGTCCATGGCTGTTCCCGCACTGGCCGACCGGTCCCCGCAGCCGCGCGCCCTGCCGCTGCGCGAGGTCCGCACCCGGCTCACCCAGCTCGTCTCCCTGGCCGAGCTGACCGACACCGTCACCCTCGTCACCCGCGACGGCGACCCCCGCCCGATCGCCGCGATCGTGCCCGCCCCGGCCGCCCGCACCAGCGCCCAGGCCCGGGCCGACACCGATCGGGTCGCCGCGGTCAGCGCCGATCGGGTCGCCGCGGTCAGCGCCGGCTGGGCCCGTCGCCTGGAGGAGCTGCACCGGCAGTCCAGCCGGCGGCACGCCGCCGAGCTGCGGGCGCTCACCGACGCGCTCGCCGAGGCGTGGGCCGAGCTGGAGCGACGCGCGCCGGCCGGCGATCCGGCGCTCAACCGGCTCCGCGCCGCCCACGCCGACCTGCTGCGCCCCTGACCCGGCCGTCCCCGGCCGCTTTCGGCCGGAGACGGCGGACGCGGGGTCAGCTCCGGCCGCGCTCGGCGCGGTAGCGGCGGATCAGCTCGGCGGTGGAGGTGTCCACCTCGGCGAGGTCCGGGTCGGTCCCGGTGAGCTTCGGCGCGAGCTGGTTGGCCATCACCTTGCCCAACTCCACGCCCCACTGGTCGAACGCGTTGATGTCCCAGACCGCGGCCTCGGTGAACACGATGTGCTCGTAGAGCGCGATGAGCTGCCCCAGCGTCGCCGGGGTGAGCTTCGGCGCCAGGATCGAGGTGGTCGGGTGGTTGCCCGCCATCACCCGGTGCGGCACCACGTCGGCCGCGGTGCCCTCGGCCTCCACCTGCTCCCGGGTCCGCCCGAAGGCCAACGCGGCGGTCTGGGCGAAGAAGTTCGACATGAACAGGTCGTGCATGTCGCCCAGGTCGTGGTTGGGGTGGCTGAACGCGATGAAGTCCGCCGGGATCAGCCGGGTGCCCTGGTGGATGAGCTGATAGAAGGCGTGCTGACCGTTGGTGCCGGGCTCACCCCAGAAGATCTCCCCGGTCGGGCACGTCACGGGTGAGCCGTCGACCCGCGCCGACTTGCCGTTGCTCTCCATCGTCAACTGCTGGAGGTACGCCGGGAACCGGTGCAGATACTGCGCGTACGGCAGCACGGCGTGGGTCTCCGCGCCGAGGAAATCCGTGTACCAGACGTTGAGCAGGCCGAGCAGCGCCGGCACGTTGCGCTCGACCGGGCTGGCGCGGAAGTGCTCGTCGACGGCGTGGTAGCCGGCGAGCATCTCGCGGAACCGGTCCGGGCCGACCGCCAGCATCACCGACAGCCCGACCGCCGACGGCAGCGAGTAACGCCCGCCCACCCAGTCCCAGAAGCCGAACATGTTCTCCGGGTCGATGCCGAAGTCGCGGACCCGCTGCTCGTTGGTGCTGACCGCGACGAAGTGCCGGGCGACGGCGTCGTCGTCGGCGTCCAGCCCGGCGAGCAGCCAGCGCCGCGCCTGGTCGGCGTTGGCGAGCGTCTCCTGCGTGGAGAAGGTCTTCGAGACCACCACGAACAGGGTGCTCGCCGGGTCCAGGTCGGCGGTCTTGTCGTGGATGTCGGTCGGGTCGATGTTGGACACGAACCGGCAGCTGATCCCGGCGTCCCGGTATGCCTTCAACGCCTCGTACGCCATCACCGGGCCGAGGTCGGAACCGCCGATGCCGATGTTGACCACGGTGGTGATCCGCTCGCCGGTGTGACCGCGCCACGCGCCGGAGCGGACCCGCTCGGCGAAGG
The genomic region above belongs to Micromonospora sp. WMMD1128 and contains:
- a CDS encoding GNAT family protein, whose amino-acid sequence is MFAIALTDDAELRPLQPWHADEFLANLDRCREHIAPWVGASFVATDADSARRVLQNYADRWARDDGGIWGIWQRGTLVGGVLLVSLSTARGVCEAGCWLEAEAEGQGLVTRAARVVIDWAVVERGIHRVEWVTRAGNERSIAVARRLGMRRDGVLRGAAPTPEGRADMEVWSVLAPEWTA
- a CDS encoding type II toxin-antitoxin system Phd/YefM family antitoxin; this translates as MAVPALADRSPQPRALPLREVRTRLTQLVSLAELTDTVTLVTRDGDPRPIAAIVPAPAARTSAQARADTDRVAAVSADRVAAVSAGWARRLEELHRQSSRRHAAELRALTDALAEAWAELERRAPAGDPALNRLRAAHADLLRP
- the pgi gene encoding glucose-6-phosphate isomerase; the protein is MAVDVTTTDEWQALRKHAEAMRGTHLRELFAADGQRGERLTGEVADLHVDYSKNLVTDETVALLVALAERVGLTGKIAAMFAGRHINVTEDRAVLHTALRLPRDASLTVDGQDVVADVHAVLDRMSAFAERVRSGAWRGHTGERITTVVNIGIGGSDLGPVMAYEALKAYRDAGISCRFVSNIDPTDIHDKTADLDPASTLFVVVSKTFSTQETLANADQARRWLLAGLDADDDAVARHFVAVSTNEQRVRDFGIDPENMFGFWDWVGGRYSLPSAVGLSVMLAVGPDRFREMLAGYHAVDEHFRASPVERNVPALLGLLNVWYTDFLGAETHAVLPYAQYLHRFPAYLQQLTMESNGKSARVDGSPVTCPTGEIFWGEPGTNGQHAFYQLIHQGTRLIPADFIAFSHPNHDLGDMHDLFMSNFFAQTAALAFGRTREQVEAEGTAADVVPHRVMAGNHPTTSILAPKLTPATLGQLIALYEHIVFTEAAVWDINAFDQWGVELGKVMANQLAPKLTGTDPDLAEVDTSTAELIRRYRAERGRS